ggtcacctacaaacagaagcccatcaaactaacagcagacctcttagtgaaaaccctacaagccagaagagcttgggggccaatattcaacattcttaaagaaaagaaattccaacccagaatttcatatctggccaaactaagcttcataagagaaggagaaataagatttttttttttttcagaaaagcaaatactgagggaatTTACTACCAGCAGACTTGCCTGACAAGacctcttgaaggaagcactaaatatggaaagttaccattaccagccactacaaaaacatactGAAGTATACAGAcgagtgacactatgaagcaaccacataaagaagtctacaaaataaccagctagcatcatgatgacaggatcaaaaccacacataacaatactaaccttaaatatGAATGGGATAAGTGCCCCGGTTAAAAGACACAgcatggcaagctggataaagtaCCAAGAACCATTGGCATGCTGTCTtcaaaagacccatctcacatgcaaagacacacataggctcaaaataaaaggatggatgaaaatttaccaagcaaagagataacagaaaaaagcagaggttgcaatcctagtttctgataaaacagactttaaaccaacaagatcaaaaagacaaagaaaggcattaaatAAGGGTAAAGGTtccaattcaacaaaaagagtgaactatcctaaatatatacatacccaacacaggagcaccctgattcataaagcaagttcttagcaACCttcaaggagacttagactcccacataatagtAGTGGGGTACTTTAACAACCCACTGATAATATTAGACatcaagatagaaaattaacaaagatttcAGGTGTGAACTCAGCCCTAAATTAAGTGGAACTGATGGATACTtacagagctctccaccccaaaataaCAGAATATGCATTGTTCTCATCACCACATAcaacttactctaaaattgaccacataatcagAAGCAAAACATGCCTCAACGagtgcaaaagaactgaaatcataacagtgtctcaaaccacagtgcaagcaaattagaactcaagagtaagaaattcactcaaaaccatgcaacTACATGGAACTTGAACAACCTTCTCCTTAAGGATttggggtaaataatgaaattaaggcaaacaTCAAGAAGTTCTTTTAAACTAATGAgcacaaagagacaatgtaccagaatctctgagatgcagctaaagcagtgttaagcgAAAAACTggtagcactaaatgtccacattaAAAAGCTAACAAGATCTCAAGTTATCAACCTAAcattacaactaaaagaactagagaaacaagagcaaacaaaccccaaagctagcataagacaaaaaataaccaggATCAGAGCTGAACAGAAGgtaatagagacacaaaaaaaccccttcaaaatatcaacaaatcgaggagctattttttgaaaaaattaataaaatagacttctagctagactaataaagaagaggaaagattcaaataaacacaatcagaaataagaaaagagatattaccactgatgccacagaaatacagataacaaacagagaatattataaacacttctacatacataaactagaaaatctagaataaatacatacattcttGGACACATAACCCTCCCAGGACTGAACTAGGAAGACACTGAACCCCTAAATAGGCCAATTATGAGTTCTGAATTTGAGACAGTAATAGAAAACCTACTGacccaaaaaagcccaggatccgACAGATTcaaagctgaattctaccagaggtacaaagaagagctggtaccattcttactgaaactatccccaaaaaagtgaaaatgatgGACTCTTCCCTAAGGCATTCTATCaggccagcattattctgataccaaaacctgacagagatacaacaacaaaaaaagaaaactttaggccaatattcttgataaacattgatgcaaaaatcctcaacaaaatactggcaaactgaatccagcagcccaTAGAAAAGCTTGTCCACCACCACCAAGTAGGTTTCATCCCTGGTTGGCGGAACATACACAAATCGATATATGTGGTTCATCACATAAACACAactaaggacaaaaaccacatgatatttctcaatagatgcagaagaggcctttgataaaattcaacatctcttcatgttaagaactctcaataaagtaggtattgaaggaacatacctcaaaatagtaagaggcacctatgacaaacccacagccaatattatactgaatgggcagaagctggaagcatttgccttgaaaatcagcacaagacaaggatgcccactctcaccacttttattcaacacaaTATTGGAAGTTGTGGCCatagcaatcaggcaagagaaggaaataaagtgtattcacataaaaagagaggaaattaaACTATGTtttctgcagatgacatgatcctgtgtctagaaaaccccactgtctcagcccaaaagcctcttaagctgacaagcaacttcagcagtgtctcaggatacaaaatcaatgagagaaaaaaaaaaaaaaaaaaaactctaacatTCCTATGTACCAAAAACAAGCCAGTCGAGATCCAAATCAAGAacgaactcccattcataattgccaaaaggaatacaatacctaggaatacagctaacaagggaagtgaaggacctcttcaagaactaaaAGCCAtggctcaaataaatcagagatgtcacaaacaaatggaaatacattccaTGCCCATCCAtacgaagaatcaatatcatgaaaatggccacactacccaaagaaatttatagattcaatgctattcccattaaactaccattgacattcttcacagaactagaaacaaactattttaaaattcatatggaaccaaaaaatagtccaaatagccaaggcaattctaagcaaaaagaataaagctggaggcatcacgctacctgacttgaaactatactacagggctacagtaaccaaaacagtctggtactggtacaagaacagatagatagactaatggaacagaatagagaacccatacataagactgcacatctacagccacctggtcttcaacaaacctgacaaaaacaagcaatgggaaaagaatgtcctatttaataaatggtgttgggagaactggctagccatatgcagaaaattgaaactggatccctttcttacaccatatacaaaaatcaactcaaaatggtttaaagacttaaatgtaaaaccaaaaactataaaaaccctaaaggaaaaccaaggcaatatcattcaagacataggcacgggcaaagatttcatgacaaagacacaaaaagccatttcaagaaaagcaaaaatttaaaaatgggatctaattacactaaagagcttctgcacagaaaaagaaactgtcaacagagtaaatagataacctacaaaataaaaaaaattgcaatctatgcatctgacaaaggtctaatatccagcacgTATAAAAAgtttgaacaaatttacaagaaaacaaacatccccacttaaaagtgggcaaaggatattaacagacacttcccaaaagaagacatacatgtggccaaacaacatatgaagaaaagctcaacatcactgatcattagaaaaatgcaggccaaatgcagtggctcacacctgtaatctcagcactttgggaggctgaggtgggtcgatcacttgaggtgaagagttcaacaccagcctggccaacatggtgaaaccccatttctactaaaaatacaaaaaattagccaggcatggtggtgctggttgtaatcccagctactcagaaggctaaggcagaagaatcacttaaacctgggcggtggaggttgcagtaaaccgagatcatgccactgcactccagccttggcaacagagtaagtctctgtctcaaaaataagtaaataaatataaatccaaatcaaaactaaaatgagatatcatctcacactgagtcagaatggctataacaaaaaagtcacaaaacaacagatgctggtaaggttgtGGGAAAAAAGGAATGCTCTTACACcattggtgagagtgtaaattagttcaaccattgtggaagacagtgtgacgattcctcagagacctagaggaagaaataccatttgacccagaaatcccataactgggtatatacctaaaggattataaattgtttCATTATAAAGGCACATACACGcgtatgctcattgcagcactattcataatagcaaagacatgggatgaatctaaatgcccatcaatgacaggctagataaagaaaatgtgatatataaacACCATGAAAttctatgcatccataaaaaggaacaagatcatgtcctttgcagtgacatggatagATCTAGAGGCCACTATTgttagcaaattaatgcaggaaccaaaaaccaaatactgcatgttctcacttataggtgggaactaagtaaagagaacacatgtacacacagcaggaacaacacacactggggcctgagtATGGAACGTGAGAGGAAGTAGAGGATTAGGAAGAATAGCTAGcacatgctgggcttaatacctgggtgactggatgatctgtgcagccaaccaccatggcacatgtttacccatgtatgtaacaaacccacacatcctgcacatgcacTCCTGGACTTAAGAGCTGGaaatacagtgaaaaaaatatatttttatatattaaaggaATATAATTGATGGTATATTAATGAACACATTAACTTGcggtaaaattaattttgtcaAAGATGCCAAGAAATTTTAATAGCAgaagtttcttcaacaaatgatgctgagaaatCAATTGTCAACACGCAAACAAGTAAAGCTGAACCCCTAACTCAAaccacacaaaagaaaatattaaaaattgattatctcttaattataaaagttaaaattatcatATTCACTGGACAAAAATTAGAGTAAATTTTTATAATGTTGGGTTAGGCAAAAAATATCTTAGCTATTACACAAAATTACACAAAAGCAAAATCCAGAATAAGAAAAACTTAGGCCAGGATcaatggcttatacctgtaatcccagctcttggagaggctgaggtgggagaattacatgatcccaggagttcgagaccagcctgggcaacatagtgagacttcatgtctgtgaaaaattaaagaaaaaaaaaaagctgggcattgGGGCACAGGCCTGTAGTGCCATTTCCTCAGGagaggagattgaggctgcagtgagccacaattgtgccactgcacttcagattgggtgcagagaccctgtctcaaaacgagagaaaaataaagaatattacttCACGAAACAGAAAAACATCTGCTTTTTGAACAGAAGCATAATGAATACAAAAGACAAACTACCTAAtggcaaaacatattttaagttttaaatctgATTTGGGTCTAGGAATAAATATATTCAGAGAACTCTTATgatttaataataatacaataatttacCAATGCAACACGAATAAAGTGTTTGAATAGACAAATTCTAAGTGGCATGTAAAATGTTTCAATATTATTACTCATTAGGAAATGCTACTAAAATCACAATAATATCATCACAGTCCCCAGAATGGCAACACCAAATGCAGGCCTTCAGAGGCACCCAACTAGAATGTGTTTCCAGAAGGGTGGATATGCCTGATGcgtttttatttaactttcattGCCCTAAACACAGGGTGATGCACATAATTTTACATCAGTAATGCTTTcttggtaaatgaatgaatatctgGAAGGCCCTGGTTTGATTCCCCCAAAGTTGGGCTCTTTTTCCACACTGCCAGCCAGAGTCTTATCTGGTCAGAGTGAAATTGCTTGTGATTGTCACTGAAACCGACCAAGAGTTTTTCTTATACTGAGATCCCTGGCTCCTTTCTGGAGAATTCCTCCTCTTGGCCAGGATCCCTGTTCAGAATGCTAATAAATGATTCTTGTCTAGACTGATCATTCTGCCTAATTGACAAATAAGCAACCAGCCTAGaaaacactttcatttttattctttgaatcTGGATTATAATAACAAAGTAAAATATTGTTAGACAACTGGAATTAGTTTCAGCTGACAAAAAAAGTGTAGTAACTTACACAATGAATGAAAAGcgataaaaatggaaaatgtttagGAATTATTTGCAGTCTCCAgtatctctgtctctcccagGAGGCCCTGTTGGCTTGGGCCTTGTATAGCAAAACTGATTACACTATCAAGATGCTTTCTTGGCTCTAATTTAtagcacttttaaaattttatttttttctctgcttcctttcttcctctcttccattttttaaattcttactttttgtttctttttttctccctttcttttgttctttctttctttcttcatttaacaTGTATATACAAATAAAGGCAAGGTTAAAACATatatgatgttttattttaattaaatgacaCAATGCCAAAAATTAGGAAGTAAAAAACTGTtcaataaagcaaattaaaataacctACAATTCCACCACCGATAATTTACCTTCCTTAACACACACTGAATTTTGGTTAGTGTTTGGTACAAATTAGCTACgattaataaaattttacatgCTGAATTACATTAATACATGCTTTAACACAAATGGATTTTCATTACATGAGTTTTTCAACCAATAAATGattacttatttaaatttttaaaaatgtgtgacaatgaaatactattcagcaataaaggagaaaaaaatcttgtcatttgaaACAATATGGATAAAtttagaggacattatgctaagtgaaataagccagacagcaAATGCTGGTTACTGGATGCTtggttatttagaaaaaaagaggcaTTTGGAAAGATGtctgtaaaataatacataattacaGTTGACTAGGAGGAGTAAGTTCAGAAAatttattgtacaacatggtgacttcAGTCACCATGTACAGTAtatactttataataaatatatagactATTCTgcataaaaaaaagttttgctatgtcatagaaaattaatgtaaaatatttcacatatcaCTAAGTCtccaagaaatttctttcttttgagattgagtctcgctctgtcacccaggctggagtgcagtgttgccatctcagttcactgcaacctctacctcccaggttcaaacaattctctagcctcagccttccaagtagctgggattataggcacctaccattgcaactggctaatttttgtatttttagtagaaacggggtttctccatgttggtcaggctggtcttgaactcctgacctcaggtgatccatctgcctcagcctcccaaagtgctgggattacaggcgtgagccactgcgcccagcctagaaatttatttctaagacatattttcttctaagagattTCAAAATTTGGATGAGTTTCTTCATATGGTAGTTATAATATGCAACCCACCCATATTAACACTTTACCTATTCTAGCTTATGTTTCATTTAACATACTTTGTTTAGAATCccataaaatttttcttttacagagaaaaacaatGCTGACTGACTGAATCCTTTCACATGTGAACAGTAAATGACTCAAGTAATATAAATGTTGCATTGATAAGCTATACAAACACCTCgcttaaaaacaataatttaccacattaaaaaaaaatccaaacttttCATGAGAACCTAGAAAATCCATGTGAAATTACATGGCATGAAGAGAACAGTGAAAAAACTGTAGCCATAACACAAATCAGGAGAAGGCCTGTGAGGTACATACAGCTGAGGATGAACAcataaagacataaaaagaaaaaactgaagataATTAGAATATAAACACCGAAATCTTATTTAAATTCAGAATGAGTCACTTTTACAGCCTGGGAACAAATGTCCTCTTAACATGCAGAATTAATACCATTTCTTCATCACAGATATTTTCAATCTCTTACTTGGACCTACAAATAAActccagaaaaatatttgtacCTAATTATGGAGCATCTATTACACACCCTTCACTTTCTTATGTTTGTTCACTGCaattatgtatcaaaacatccTCATAACTTATAAAGTGTTCCCAGTACTTACTTGAATTGGCCCAATAAACTCAATTATGTCAATTATAAAAAGTGAAAGGAACAATAACTAAACAGCTTATATATGGTTCCCCAATTAAACAAAATGTTCTAACTAAATATTACTTAATACACACATTGTGaacatcttaaatttattttgtgtgctctaaattttataaaaatcattcttacAATTTCTGACCAGCTCACACAATAAATACTTAatgaagttaaaacaaaaaactatgagAAACAAGTGAATTATATCACTAGCATGAGTACCAGACAAAACAGATAATTTGCACAAGGAGATTCTCAACAATGACCCATTAGATTTTACAGTAATCAATTAAATACAAAGATAGTATAGATTGGATTCCAgaatattttaggtttttatgTTTCTAGTcagttatatatattattaaaagaatattttttgtcCCAATGTTgctattttctttggaaaataggTACAAATTTCCAAACACAATTGCTTGTTCTATAATTTTTTACACCTAAGGTTTATCTTAGAGCaatacatttgtatatttatctccatgtaaatcaaaactaaaagtctGTATGTGTTTCCCAGAAGAGAAGCCACATGTCCAAAGGAAAAtatggaacatttaaaaaaatatgtattcaggACACAGAAATgtctaaattataattatattctgATATAATACTGAATACAATCATAAAATTacttgtaataaaaaataatttaattgtacatttaaaaataaagtgtataattggattgtttgtaatacaaaggataaatgcttgaggtgatgaataacTCATTTACACTGATGTGATTACAtgttgtatgcctgtatcaaagtaaCCCATATATgccatgaatatatacacataccatgtacccacataaatttttaaaaataaatttaaataagaaaaataataaaaatttaacatgaGAACAATATTCTTGCAATTTATTTGCTGTTTAAAGCCACTGGAAAAAGGGATTGCTAGAAATGTCATTAAACTATGTTACTAAAAGTACACTGTTACCATTTTTTACCTATACCCTTGAGTAAGGTGTGATAGGTGAAAGTTGTGGCATAGTAACACTTCATTCCAGACACAGTAATTTCAACACATTAGCAattttgttgaattaaaaaattaagttcacacacaatcttaaaagaaaattttaaaatttaatgtatttgatTACATAAATGTACAattggtaaaataatttattactaaaaTTCAGATTGTTTTTCTCTCACTTTAATACAGAAGAATATTACTTTGAACATGTACCTCATGAATCATGCAATGATATAAGTCAACCACAAAGATGCACACATCATCTCATGTATCTTTCAATGTCCTTACTCATTCATGTAAAAGTTCATGAATGATGCCCACCTAAAAAGAATCACTCATACCTCTGATGCAACAATTCATCACACGCTTTCATATAAACAATAAGTTGAATCAGTATGAAGAAATTTTAGAGGTGaatttgcttttcaaaagatCTGTAACTTTTTCAagtaaaaaaagtataatttcaaTGGAGTAACTTCAAAAATCTACTCCTTTTCAACTTATATACAAAGAAATTATCTAACAGTTTCGGCTTTGGAATTTTTTTATACTTAACACTCTGATTTACCGTAATGTTTCAAGTGTTAATGCCTTCTTCCCACTGTAAATATTCTGACATTTAGTCTTAATTTTAGACTGAATATCTTTTCATACTTAACGCATCTACAAAATATCTTCTAGTATAAACCCTCTGGTATTTTTTTAAGCTACAGTTTTTGAACAAATGCTTTTccaaatttattatatttgtaaaatttctaTCCAATATAAATTCTCCAATGTCGAAGAAGTTTGGGGCAACTGCCTCAGGGTTTTCTTCTACTATGAAATATGCACAATAAGACCCAtgatgcggccgggcgcggtggctcaagcctgtaatcccagcactttgggaggctgagacgggcggatcacgaggtcaggagatcgagaccatcctggctaaaacgatgaaaccccgtctctactaaaaaatacaaaaaactagccgggcgaggtggcaggtgcctgtaatcccagctactcgggaggctgaggcaggagaatggcgtgaacccaggaggtggagcttgcagtgagctgagatctggccactgcactccagcctgggcgacagagccagactctgtctcagaaaaaaaaaaaaaaaaaaaaaaagacccatgaTGCAAGCACAGGTACTACAACCGTCTTACTATTTGTATTGTCTGTCTTCAGAATACTCTTCTTCACCTTTAAGACCTGTATTTTCTAATAggtctttcaacaaatattacatttataatgCTTTTATTAAGTACAGACTTTCTGATATTTAGTAACATGTGAGTAGGCATTAATGGCTTAGTTTCTACATTTTCCATATTTGTACAATTTTTCTCAAGCATAAATGCTATCATGTGCTAAGAGATACGAGCATTGGTTAAAAGTTTTGCCACACTTTTAATATTCCTAGGGGTTTTCTTCAGTAGGAATTATATATAGTAAGATGTGACAAGCATTTGAAGGCTTTTCCACACTTTTCGTATTTTTATGGCTTCTCACCAATACCATTTCTCTTATGTTTAGAACAGTTTGAGTTGTGGTTAAAAGCTCTGTCAAATTTTTCACATATgtagagtttctctccagtatgaattatgaATAGAAAAGATTGAGGAAGACTTAAAAGCTCCCACATGCTTCACATTTCTAaagtttttctccagtatgagttCTCTTATGTTGAGGAAGGTTGGAGTACTGCTTAAAAGTActcccacattctttacatttgtagatTTATCTACAGtgtgaattttcttatgtttattcaGGTGTGAGGACtatttaaaggctttgccacattgtGTACATacgtagggtttctctccagtatgaacttTTTTATGATTATACAGGTTTGCAAACACTTCAAAGGCTTTGCCACaatcttcacatttgtagggatTTTTTCCAGAGTGAATTCTCTTGTGTACATTAAGGGTTGAGGACCAATTAAAGGCTTTACCACATTCTCCACATGTGTAGGATTTCTCTCCAGGTATGGATTCTCTTAAGTGTCATAAGGGTTGTGGACCTATTAAAGGATTTGCCAcgttcttcacatttgtagggtttctctcctgtatgaattctcttatgtttagcAAAGTCTGAGGATGTAGTAAAGACACTGCCACATTCTTCGCATGAGAagggtttctctccagcatgaattctcttatgttcaTTAACGGATGAGGATCACTTAAAGGCtttaccacattcttcacatttgtaacaTTTTTGTCCAGAATGAATTCTCTTATGTAAATTAAGAGTTGAGGACTggtgccgggcgtggtggctcaagcctgtaatcccagcactttgggaggccgagacgggcggatcacgaggtcaggagatcaagaccatcctggctaacacggtgaaaccctgtctctactaaaaactacaaaaaaaaaaaaaaaaaaaaaaactagccgggcgaggtggcgggcgcctgtagtcccagctactcgggaggctgaggcaggagaatggcgtgagcccgggaggcggagcttgcagtgagctgagatccggccactgcactccagcctgggtgacagagcaagactctgtctcaaaaaaaaaaaaaaaaaaaaaaagagttgaggaCTGGTTAAAAGCtttaccacattcttcacatatgtagggtttctctccagtatgaattctcttgtgTTTAGTAAGGTGTGAGGACTGAGTAAAGCCTTTaccacattcttcacacttgtagggtttctctctggcatgaattctcttatgtttagtaagaATTGAGGACCgattaaaggctttgccacattcttcacatgtgtgggggttctctccagtatgaattcttttgTGTTGAGTTAGATGTGAGAGCATGTGAAAtgatttgccacattctttacatttaaagGTTTTCTCTCCAATATATCTTATCTTACGTTtgtttgaatttgaaaatttatgaaaaactTTGACACATATATTACATTGAATTATTTTGCTCTGGGTAGTTAATTAGCATTGGTTAATTCCATTATAACCACCTTTCTGCACCTTACACTCATTCACACTTTTAcaagtttttcttaattttaaattctcaTGTCCACGTTTCTCATGTCCTTTTTGTATACGTTTGTGGAATGAATCTTCTATGCCCTGCACTGTCCAAAGGTTTTGGGTGAAATGAGAACACAcagctgaaagaaataaaaataacaaattatcccaCTTACTAGATTCATGTATATGTActatacaggccaggcatggtgactcatgcctgtaattccagcagttttcaaggctgaggtggacaaataacaaggtcaggagttcgagaccagcctggccaacatggtgaaaccccatctgtattaaaaatacaaaaaaaaaaaaagtgctgggaatgatggtgcatgcctataatcccagctacttgggaggctgaggcaggagaatcccttgaacccaggaggtagaggtttccatcagccgagatcgcaccactgcactccaggcaaggtga
This portion of the Rhinopithecus roxellana isolate Shanxi Qingling chromosome 2, ASM756505v1, whole genome shotgun sequence genome encodes:
- the ZNF781 gene encoding LOW QUALITY PROTEIN: zinc finger protein 781 (The sequence of the model RefSeq protein was modified relative to this genomic sequence to represent the inferred CDS: deleted 1 base in 1 codon; substituted 1 base at 1 genomic stop codon); this encodes MPERNPTSVKNVVKALLSPHTLLNTREFILERNPTYVKNVVKLLTTTTPGTSPQLLIYIREFILDKNVTNVKNVVKPLSDPHPLMNIREFMLERNPSHAKNVAVSLLHPQTLLNIREFIQERNPTNVKNVANPLIGPQPLXHLRESILERNPTHVENVVKPLIGPQPLMYTREFTLEKIPTNVKIVAKPLKCLQTCIIIKKFILERNPTYVHNVAKPLNSPHT